A window of Leptolyngbya sp. 'hensonii' contains these coding sequences:
- a CDS encoding SufE family protein — translation MSPVSQPLPASLERIVQRFQQISEPKRRYEYLLCFAKRLPPFPDEQKVTDHKVSGCVSQVYVTASLQQGKVIFQGDSDSQLTKGLVGLLVEGLNGLAPAEIIQLTPDFIQKTGLDISLTPSRANGFYNIFQTMQRKALVYHLAATYLRT, via the coding sequence ATGTCGCCCGTCTCCCAACCCTTGCCTGCCTCCCTTGAGCGGATTGTCCAGCGGTTCCAACAGATTTCGGAACCGAAGCGGCGCTATGAGTACTTGCTTTGCTTTGCCAAGCGCCTGCCGCCATTTCCCGATGAGCAAAAGGTGACAGACCATAAAGTTTCTGGCTGTGTGTCTCAGGTGTATGTGACTGCCAGTTTGCAGCAGGGCAAGGTGATCTTTCAGGGAGATTCCGACTCTCAACTAACTAAGGGATTAGTGGGGCTGTTGGTTGAAGGATTGAACGGGTTGGCCCCCGCAGAAATTATCCAGTTAACACCTGATTTCATTCAGAAAACCGGGCTGGATATCAGCCTAACTCCGTCTCGTGCCAATGGTTTTTACAACATCTTTCAAACCATGCAACGGAAAGCGCTGGTCTATCATCTGGCTGCGACTTACTTGCGAACTTAA
- a CDS encoding SCO5389 family protein, translated as MSLNVSEVLIQQAAAGDVDEPAFVETIRQSLPYAWNIVEKLSYSLHQDGEEWANYAVAPPSEQARGQLLRMVGGDAIRRAVERHFNVKLAFQNCHNLAAFRRDRLNSDAYRNFTSIRNQILNQTPELQDC; from the coding sequence ATGTCTCTGAACGTCAGTGAAGTCCTGATTCAACAGGCCGCAGCAGGCGATGTGGATGAGCCAGCCTTTGTCGAAACCATCCGGCAATCTTTGCCCTATGCCTGGAATATCGTCGAGAAGCTGTCCTATAGTCTCCACCAGGATGGCGAGGAGTGGGCGAACTATGCGGTCGCGCCACCCAGCGAACAGGCGAGAGGACAATTACTTCGCATGGTTGGTGGTGATGCGATTCGGAGGGCGGTAGAGCGCCACTTTAATGTAAAGCTGGCATTCCAGAATTGTCACAACCTGGCTGCCTTTCGGCGCGATCGCCTGAATTCTGATGCCTACCGCAACTTTACGTCTATTCGAAATCAAATTCTCAACCAAACCCCTGAACTGCAAGACTGTTAG
- a CDS encoding GTP-binding protein — protein sequence MTDTAMLPNSTTLDIPKRGMPVTIITGFLGSGKTTLLNHILNNRQDLKVAILVNEFGDINIDSQLLVSMDEDMVELSNGCICCTINDGLVDAVYNVLERNDQVDYMVIETTGVADPLPIILTFLGTELRDLTRLDSIVTVVDSEAFTPDHFDSEAAFKQIAYGDVTILNKTDLATPDQVQNLEAYISTVKEGARILHSQHGQVPLPLILDVYYNNPDTYADLVRDEIEQTEREHHDHDREHDHHHDHAHEHDHYHHAHEHHHHHSAHLDNDGFVSVAFESDRPFDVKKFETFLHEQLPKEVFRAKGILWFAESDLRNVFQLSGLRFDLQGEEWRTPPKTQMVLIGRNLNADELQQQLTACLA from the coding sequence ATGACCGACACAGCAATGCTTCCCAACTCAACCACTCTGGACATTCCTAAACGTGGAATGCCTGTCACGATTATCACGGGATTTCTCGGCAGTGGTAAAACCACATTACTCAACCACATTTTAAACAATCGCCAGGATCTAAAAGTTGCGATCTTGGTGAATGAGTTTGGTGATATTAACATCGACAGTCAGTTACTCGTGTCGATGGATGAAGACATGGTGGAACTGAGTAATGGCTGTATTTGCTGCACCATCAATGATGGCTTGGTGGATGCGGTGTATAACGTACTGGAGCGGAACGATCAGGTCGATTACATGGTGATTGAAACGACGGGTGTTGCCGATCCACTGCCGATTATTTTGACCTTTCTGGGTACAGAATTGCGCGACCTGACCCGGTTAGATTCGATCGTTACCGTTGTCGATTCTGAGGCGTTTACTCCCGATCATTTCGACAGCGAAGCGGCATTCAAGCAGATTGCCTATGGAGATGTCACGATTTTGAATAAAACCGATCTGGCAACTCCAGACCAGGTCCAAAACCTGGAAGCTTATATTAGTACCGTCAAAGAAGGTGCCAGAATCCTGCATAGTCAACACGGTCAGGTGCCGCTACCGCTGATTCTAGATGTGTATTACAACAACCCGGATACTTACGCGGACTTGGTGCGGGACGAAATCGAGCAAACTGAGCGAGAACACCATGACCATGACCGTGAGCATGATCATCACCATGATCACGCCCATGAGCATGACCACTATCACCATGCCCATGAGCATCACCATCATCACTCTGCTCACCTCGATAACGATGGGTTTGTGTCCGTTGCCTTTGAGAGCGATCGCCCCTTCGATGTGAAAAAGTTTGAAACCTTCCTGCACGAGCAGTTACCCAAAGAGGTATTTCGAGCCAAAGGCATCCTCTGGTTTGCAGAAAGTGATCTCCGCAATGTCTTTCAACTGAGTGGCCTCCGGTTTGACCTGCAAGGAGAAGAATGGCGAACTCCACCGAAAACCCAGATGGTTTTGATCGGGCGCAACTTAAATGCAGATGAACTGCAACAACAGTTAACCGCCTGCCTTGCCTGA
- the folE gene encoding GTP cyclohydrolase I FolE has translation MTLSFSPDDIRKQSVITESKPVVSEAEMQQAVRTLLLGMGEDPDREGLRDTPKRVVKALKFLTSGYHQSLDELLNGAVFHEDANEMVLVRDIDLFSSCEHHILPILGRAHVAYIPNGKVIGLSKIARICEMYARRLQVQERLTQQIADALQGLLKPQGVAVVVEATHMCMVMRGVQKPGSWTVTSSMQGVFADDARTRQEFMELIRHRPSFH, from the coding sequence ATGACACTATCCTTTTCTCCTGACGATATCCGTAAGCAATCAGTGATTACAGAATCAAAGCCAGTCGTTTCTGAAGCAGAGATGCAGCAAGCGGTTCGCACACTCCTGTTGGGTATGGGTGAAGACCCCGATCGCGAAGGGTTGCGCGACACTCCCAAACGAGTGGTTAAAGCGCTCAAATTCCTCACCTCCGGCTATCACCAATCCCTGGATGAATTGCTCAATGGAGCCGTATTCCACGAGGATGCCAATGAAATGGTATTGGTACGAGACATTGACCTGTTTAGCTCCTGCGAACACCACATTCTGCCCATTTTGGGACGTGCCCACGTCGCTTATATTCCCAATGGCAAAGTCATTGGCTTATCTAAGATTGCCCGTATTTGCGAAATGTATGCCCGTCGTCTGCAAGTCCAGGAACGCCTGACGCAACAGATCGCCGATGCCCTGCAAGGCTTACTCAAACCTCAAGGGGTTGCTGTTGTGGTGGAAGCGACCCATATGTGTATGGTGATGCGGGGTGTGCAAAAACCTGGTTCCTGGACGGTAACTAGCTCCATGCAGGGTGTGTTTGCTGACGATGCCAGGACCCGTCAGGAATTTATGGAATTGATTCGTCATCGTCCATCGTTTCATTAA
- a CDS encoding GTP-binding protein, translating into MGKTTWIRQQVNSAAETAVYLNLGAENTPIDTTYLATEVAGLTVLPVEQLTDFLAHPLVGSAVYVELGFQIDLTSLILPDQMADCQRVAVLPPGTRHTEWHGWADVVVTGIEPGLAPSQPHLWRSVLSGQVLDLASLNTFWYELTHGAYGTVQRAKGIFDIADGRSLYFDFVAGPAETTHLELNLPLWCNGRPDRFSGIEVVGEALDQEAIAQTIKGCCLEDHMIAYYQKQMRE; encoded by the coding sequence GTGGGAAAGACGACCTGGATACGGCAACAAGTCAATTCTGCTGCTGAGACAGCCGTCTATCTGAATCTGGGAGCGGAAAATACTCCAATCGACACAACCTACCTGGCAACGGAGGTTGCGGGACTCACCGTGCTACCCGTCGAGCAGTTGACTGATTTTTTAGCACACCCGCTTGTCGGTTCTGCTGTCTACGTTGAATTGGGGTTTCAGATTGATCTCACCTCTCTGATTTTGCCTGACCAGATGGCAGACTGCCAGCGAGTGGCGGTGTTGCCGCCAGGAACTCGACACACAGAATGGCATGGCTGGGCAGACGTTGTGGTAACGGGTATTGAGCCGGGTTTGGCACCATCACAGCCCCATCTCTGGCGTTCTGTGCTGTCAGGACAGGTGCTTGATCTCGCAAGTCTGAATACGTTTTGGTATGAACTAACGCATGGGGCGTATGGCACCGTTCAACGCGCCAAAGGTATTTTTGATATTGCCGATGGGCGATCGCTCTATTTTGACTTTGTGGCAGGACCTGCTGAGACAACTCATCTTGAACTGAATTTGCCGCTTTGGTGCAATGGCAGACCCGATCGGTTTAGCGGCATTGAGGTAGTTGGTGAAGCACTGGATCAAGAGGCGATCGCGCAAACCATTAAAGGGTGCTGCTTAGAAGACCATATGATTGCGTATTACCAGAAACAGATGCGTGAGTAG
- a CDS encoding GTP-binding protein → MSNSVMQVCPESVNAPERVMPVTIITGFLGSGKTTLLNHILNNRHGLKIAVIVNEFGDIDIDSQLLVSVDENMVQLGNGCICCTINQSLVDTVYEMVDRHDSVDYIVVETTGIADPLPIMLSFVSTELRDVTRLDSVLTVVDAESFTSTHYESEAALNQLIFGDIILLNKTDLVSPQVVDGLEDYIRSIKPSARIISTQYGEVPLPLILDIGFNDSSTYLNSSKLSHLHDYEHSHHLENDGFVAVSFESESLPEQLRQCPFDLPKFQNFLDHLSPDVYRAKGIVWFQGSQLRHILQLSGKRCDMKSVHATSLKENRSQSPKRNQLVFIGRNLDAERIKRQLIECLAT, encoded by the coding sequence ATGTCCAATTCGGTGATGCAAGTTTGTCCAGAATCGGTGAATGCCCCTGAGCGTGTCATGCCCGTTACCATCATCACAGGCTTTTTGGGCAGCGGCAAAACCACGCTGCTCAATCATATTCTGAACAATCGCCACGGGTTAAAGATTGCTGTGATTGTGAATGAGTTTGGTGACATTGATATCGATTCACAACTGTTAGTTTCCGTGGATGAAAACATGGTGCAACTGGGCAATGGCTGTATTTGCTGCACCATTAATCAAAGCTTGGTTGATACCGTGTATGAAATGGTCGATCGCCATGACTCAGTTGATTACATTGTGGTTGAAACGACTGGAATTGCTGATCCTTTGCCGATCATGTTGAGCTTTGTCAGTACGGAGTTGCGGGATGTCACGCGACTGGATTCAGTGCTGACAGTTGTGGATGCTGAATCCTTTACCTCCACTCATTACGAGAGTGAAGCCGCACTCAACCAACTCATCTTTGGGGACATTATTCTGTTGAATAAGACCGATCTGGTTTCTCCTCAAGTTGTGGATGGGTTGGAAGATTATATTCGCTCGATCAAACCAAGCGCTCGCATCATCTCGACCCAATATGGGGAAGTGCCACTGCCGTTAATTTTGGATATTGGATTTAATGACTCCAGCACCTACCTTAACTCATCTAAATTAAGTCATCTTCATGACTATGAGCATTCTCACCACCTGGAAAATGATGGGTTTGTAGCGGTTTCCTTTGAAAGCGAATCGCTTCCAGAGCAACTGCGCCAGTGCCCCTTCGACTTACCCAAATTCCAAAACTTTCTGGATCATCTGTCTCCTGATGTTTACCGCGCCAAGGGAATTGTCTGGTTCCAGGGCAGCCAACTGCGCCATATTTTGCAACTGAGTGGTAAGCGATGTGATATGAAAAGCGTTCATGCAACGTCTCTGAAAGAGAATCGATCGCAGTCACCAAAACGTAATCAATTAGTATTCATCGGACGTAATTTGGATGCTGAACGAATCAAAAGGCAATTGATTGAATGTCTTGCTACTTAA
- a CDS encoding SidA/IucD/PvdA family monooxygenase produces the protein MPDALFALPASIDLAIVGAGPHALTLVTHLLQKKKSMRGRFLVFDPRGTWMSQWNHQFAAFEISHLRSPAVHQPDPDPHALRTFAEARPDELFPPYDLPGTRLFQDFCQDVIRRWQLQTCVYPAQVTRMMPFSHHRRSRFCLELSNGQTLIARRVVMANGGSIPQVPEWVEQVVTPYPNDRLLHSGRVDLRGLQLQGERVLIIGGGLTSGHLAIGAIARGAQVFLMARRRVYEKLFDADPGWLGPKYLKDFWAEPDWSTRWQMIQQARNGGSMTPAILTQLRRLQRDGKIVFYEQCQVRGARWSGEHWQVCCNNSAVHECLHNQKIDRIWLATGSQLNATKHPLLKDVLDTYPIEVVKGLPVVDEYLRWQRCELFIMGGLAALQVGPTARNLSGARAVSDRIVPALTKSSLALS, from the coding sequence ATGCCGGATGCCCTATTCGCGCTACCAGCCTCCATTGACCTGGCGATCGTCGGAGCAGGTCCCCATGCCCTGACACTGGTGACTCACCTATTGCAAAAGAAAAAATCGATGCGCGGGCGGTTTCTCGTCTTCGATCCCAGGGGCACCTGGATGAGCCAGTGGAATCATCAATTTGCTGCCTTTGAGATTTCTCATCTGCGATCGCCTGCCGTCCATCAACCCGATCCTGACCCTCATGCGCTTCGTACTTTCGCCGAGGCTCGACCTGATGAACTGTTTCCCCCCTATGATTTGCCTGGAACTCGCCTGTTTCAGGACTTTTGCCAGGACGTAATCCGTCGCTGGCAGCTACAGACTTGTGTGTACCCGGCTCAAGTGACACGAATGATGCCATTCAGCCATCATCGGCGTTCCCGGTTTTGTTTGGAGTTATCCAACGGTCAAACACTGATTGCCCGGAGAGTGGTGATGGCAAATGGGGGTAGCATCCCGCAGGTGCCGGAGTGGGTTGAGCAGGTTGTAACTCCGTATCCAAACGATCGCCTCTTGCATTCGGGACGGGTTGATTTGCGAGGGCTACAACTCCAAGGAGAACGAGTGCTGATCATCGGCGGCGGATTAACCAGCGGCCATTTAGCCATTGGTGCGATCGCGCGTGGCGCACAGGTTTTTCTCATGGCCAGAAGAAGGGTGTACGAAAAACTGTTTGATGCTGACCCTGGTTGGCTGGGACCAAAGTATCTCAAGGACTTCTGGGCAGAACCGGATTGGAGCACTCGCTGGCAAATGATCCAGCAGGCAAGAAACGGAGGGTCGATGACTCCTGCAATCCTGACGCAATTACGCCGATTGCAACGGGATGGGAAGATTGTGTTCTATGAGCAGTGCCAGGTGCGTGGAGCGAGATGGAGCGGAGAACACTGGCAGGTTTGTTGTAATAATTCAGCGGTGCATGAGTGTCTTCATAATCAAAAAATCGATCGCATCTGGCTGGCGACGGGTAGCCAGTTGAATGCAACAAAGCACCCGCTGTTGAAAGACGTTTTAGATACTTACCCAATTGAAGTTGTGAAGGGGTTGCCTGTGGTGGATGAGTATCTGCGCTGGCAACGCTGCGAATTATTTATCATGGGTGGTTTGGCTGCATTGCAAGTTGGCCCAACGGCGCGAAATTTATCAGGGGCAAGAGCTGTGAGCGATCGCATTGTTCCCGCTCTAACAAAATCTAGCTTAGCGTTAAGCTAA